A single genomic interval of Novosphingobium ginsenosidimutans harbors:
- the nth gene encoding endonuclease III, with protein sequence MKRDQIFEFFRRLAEDNPSPETELEFGNTYQLLVAVTLSAQATDVGVNKATRRLFELIKTPAQMVALGEAGLKEHIKTIGLFNTKAKNVIALSEILVRDYGGEVPDDRDALTELPGVGRKTANVVMNCAFGAETFAVDTHIFRVGNRTGLAKGKTPLAVEQQLEKKVPQPFRLGAHHWLILHGRYICKARTPECWRCPVADLCGYKPKTPAPKGKAKAA encoded by the coding sequence ATGAAGCGCGACCAGATCTTCGAATTTTTCCGCCGCCTGGCCGAAGACAACCCCTCGCCTGAAACCGAGCTGGAGTTCGGCAATACCTATCAGTTGCTGGTGGCCGTGACGCTGTCGGCCCAGGCAACCGACGTGGGCGTCAACAAGGCGACGCGGCGGCTGTTCGAACTGATCAAGACCCCGGCGCAGATGGTCGCACTGGGCGAGGCCGGGTTGAAGGAGCACATCAAGACGATCGGCCTGTTCAACACCAAGGCCAAGAACGTCATTGCCCTGTCGGAAATCCTCGTCCGCGATTACGGCGGTGAGGTGCCGGACGACCGAGATGCCCTGACCGAATTGCCGGGCGTTGGCCGCAAGACCGCGAATGTGGTGATGAACTGCGCCTTCGGGGCCGAGACTTTCGCGGTCGACACCCACATCTTCCGCGTCGGCAATCGCACCGGCCTCGCCAAGGGCAAAACCCCGCTCGCAGTGGAGCAGCAGCTTGAGAAGAAGGTGCCGCAGCCGTTTCGGCTCGGCGCGCACCACTGGCTGATCCTGCATGGGCGCTACATCTGCAAGGCGCGCACGCCCGAATGCTGGCGCTGCCCGGTGGCGGACCTGTGCGGCTACAAGCCCAAGACGCCCGCCCCGAAGGGCAAGGCGAAGGCTGCCTAG
- a CDS encoding M48 family metallopeptidase, with translation MAVTAVLSLLAQPLTNSLTRIGESEADAYSLATVREPDALASALVKTAEYRYPRPTRLQEMLFYTHPSVENRVRAAMEWKAANQGAKPPAQ, from the coding sequence ATGGCGGTAACCGCCGTGCTGTCCCTTCTGGCACAGCCGCTTACCAACAGCCTGACCAGGATCGGCGAAAGCGAGGCCGATGCTTACTCGCTCGCGACGGTGCGCGAACCTGATGCCCTCGCCAGTGCCCTGGTCAAGACGGCAGAGTACCGCTACCCGCGCCCGACCCGGCTTCAAGAGATGCTGTTCTACACCCATCCGTCGGTTGAAAATCGGGTCCGCGCGGCAATGGAGTGGAAGGCGGCGAACCAGGGCGCTAAGCCACCGGCGCAATGA
- a CDS encoding M48 family metalloprotease, whose product MTVTLSPAAETARYIDSLGPEALAKAHAYTTGNHWLLLAGLCVSLLVVWLIVRSRLLDRLTDRLSGRSWALMTFTVSAAAFALGDLIALPWTIYTDWQRQHAYDLSKQPLGDFLGQWALSEAISVLLAGLFMLGIYALIRKTGARWWMWGGGLAAVSMALMVMAAPSVIEPMFNDYKPVPPGPVRTALEQIADDVGIPHDRIFMYDGSRQSERFTANVSGIGPTARIAISDVALKEASLAEVRAVTGHEAGHYKLGHIWRYVVIFPLLAMIMFFLLNRLFPPPPGCWAAMHNWAKHAVCRCSWR is encoded by the coding sequence ATGACCGTTACCCTTTCGCCGGCCGCTGAGACTGCCCGCTATATCGACAGCCTCGGGCCTGAGGCACTGGCCAAGGCCCATGCCTATACCACCGGCAATCACTGGCTCTTGCTGGCCGGTCTTTGCGTCTCGCTGTTGGTCGTCTGGCTGATCGTCCGTTCGCGGCTGCTCGACCGGCTGACGGACCGGCTCTCTGGACGCAGCTGGGCGCTCATGACCTTCACGGTCAGCGCTGCTGCCTTTGCCCTGGGCGACCTGATCGCTCTGCCCTGGACCATTTATACCGACTGGCAGCGGCAGCACGCCTATGACCTGTCGAAGCAGCCGCTGGGCGATTTTCTGGGGCAATGGGCGCTTAGCGAGGCGATCTCAGTCCTCCTGGCTGGCCTGTTCATGCTCGGCATCTATGCTCTGATCCGCAAGACCGGTGCACGCTGGTGGATGTGGGGTGGCGGGTTGGCGGCGGTCAGCATGGCGCTGATGGTCATGGCCGCGCCGAGCGTGATCGAGCCGATGTTCAACGATTACAAGCCGGTCCCGCCCGGCCCGGTTCGCACTGCGCTGGAACAGATTGCCGACGATGTTGGCATCCCGCACGACCGGATCTTCATGTACGACGGCTCGCGTCAATCCGAACGGTTTACCGCCAATGTTTCCGGCATCGGCCCGACTGCGCGGATCGCGATCAGCGATGTCGCCTTGAAGGAAGCTTCGCTGGCCGAGGTCCGGGCCGTCACCGGGCACGAGGCCGGCCATTACAAGCTGGGCCATATCTGGCGCTACGTGGTGATCTTCCCGTTACTGGCGATGATCATGTTTTTCCTGCTTAACCGCCTGTTCCCCCCGCCGCCCGGTTGCTGGGCAGCGATGCACAACTGGGCGAAGCACGCGGTCTGCCGGTGTTCATGGCGGTAA
- the dapB gene encoding 4-hydroxy-tetrahydrodipicolinate reductase codes for MARIGIIGSAGRMGQALADAIAAAGQELAGGVDKGGDVAALAAQSDVLVDFSAPAALEGNLDAAMAAGVPIVVGTTGLEERHHWLCDNAAGQIAVLQTGNTSLGVTLLAHLVREAASRLGEDWDIEISETHHRMKVDAPSGTALLLGEAAAAGRGLDLAGHSARGRDGVTGARQSGEIGFASLRGGSVAGDHTVHFLGADERISLTHLAENRTIFAKGAVRAAQWLVGKPAGRYRMGEVLDL; via the coding sequence ATGGCAAGAATCGGGATTATCGGCAGCGCGGGGCGCATGGGTCAGGCACTGGCTGACGCGATCGCGGCGGCGGGCCAGGAACTGGCTGGCGGGGTCGACAAGGGGGGCGATGTCGCGGCGCTGGCGGCGCAGAGCGACGTGCTGGTCGATTTCTCGGCTCCGGCTGCACTCGAGGGTAATCTCGACGCAGCAATGGCGGCTGGCGTACCGATCGTGGTTGGCACTACTGGTCTGGAAGAGCGCCACCACTGGCTCTGCGACAATGCCGCCGGGCAGATCGCCGTGCTTCAGACCGGCAATACCTCGCTGGGCGTCACCTTGCTGGCGCATCTGGTGCGGGAGGCGGCAAGCCGGCTGGGCGAAGACTGGGACATCGAGATTTCTGAAACGCACCACCGCATGAAGGTCGATGCGCCCTCCGGCACGGCCCTGCTGCTGGGCGAGGCTGCTGCTGCTGGGCGCGGGCTTGATCTGGCGGGCCACAGCGCGCGCGGACGTGACGGCGTCACCGGAGCGCGCCAGTCCGGCGAGATCGGCTTTGCGAGCCTGCGGGGCGGATCCGTCGCTGGCGATCACACGGTCCACTTCCTCGGCGCGGATGAGCGCATTTCGCTGACGCATCTGGCCGAAAACCGCACGATCTTCGCCAAGGGTGCGGTGCGCGCGGCGCAATGGCTCGTCGGTAAGCCAGCGGGCCGTTATCGGATGGGCGAAGTGCTGGACCTCTGA
- a CDS encoding NAD-dependent deacylase: protein MSQIRNIVILTGAGISAESGIDTFRGGGGLWEQHRVEDVATPEAFARDPNLVLRFYDMRREAIQEKLPNAAHFALAELDAKWQGNLLIVTQNVDDLHERGGARRVLHMHGEHLKAWCTSCDVRSHWRGTLLDRPPCPVCQARTLRPDVVWFGEMPYRMGEIYGALREADLFVSIGTSGAVYPAAGFVQNARELGVQTLELNLERSQGSALFHETRLGPATEVVPAWVAEMIQ, encoded by the coding sequence ATGAGCCAAATCCGCAACATCGTGATCCTGACCGGCGCCGGGATCAGCGCCGAAAGCGGCATCGACACCTTTCGCGGCGGCGGCGGACTGTGGGAGCAGCACCGCGTGGAGGATGTGGCCACGCCAGAAGCCTTCGCCCGAGATCCCAATCTGGTGCTGCGGTTCTATGACATGCGGCGCGAGGCAATCCAGGAGAAGCTGCCTAACGCCGCCCACTTCGCCCTCGCCGAGCTCGACGCCAAGTGGCAGGGCAACCTGCTGATCGTCACCCAAAACGTTGATGACCTGCACGAGCGTGGCGGCGCGCGCCGCGTGCTGCACATGCATGGCGAGCATCTGAAGGCCTGGTGCACTTCGTGCGATGTCCGCTCGCACTGGCGCGGAACGCTGCTTGATCGCCCGCCCTGCCCGGTGTGCCAGGCCCGCACCCTGCGTCCCGACGTGGTCTGGTTCGGCGAGATGCCCTATCGCATGGGTGAGATCTATGGCGCACTGCGCGAGGCGGACCTGTTTGTTTCAATCGGCACTTCGGGTGCAGTCTATCCCGCTGCGGGCTTCGTGCAGAATGCGCGTGAGCTGGGCGTGCAGACGCTGGAGCTCAACCTTGAGCGGTCGCAAGGATCCGCGCTGTTCCATGAAACCAGGCTTGGCCCGGCGACCGAAGTGGTGCCGGCCTGGGTGGCGGAAATGATCCAGTGA